The following are encoded together in the Cicer arietinum cultivar CDC Frontier isolate Library 1 chromosome 2, Cicar.CDCFrontier_v2.0, whole genome shotgun sequence genome:
- the LOC101502302 gene encoding glutathione S-transferase F9-like, whose translation MVVKVYSPHCASTKRVMVCLIEKEVEFETIPLDVIKGEHKDPQYLKLQPFGGIPVIEDGDYTLYESRAIMRYYAEKYRSQGVELLGKTIEERGLVEQWLEVEAQNFNPPASDLAIHILFPFIIGNNPDPKVIEESEAKLVNVLNIYEERLSKNKYLAGDFFSLVDISHLPFIDYIVNHMRKDYLIKDRKYVSAWWDDISNRPSWTKVLELYTAPILLLK comes from the exons ATGGTAGTAAAGGTGTATAGTCCCCATTGTGCCTCAACCAAACGTGTGATGGTTTGTCTCATTGAGAAGGAAGTTGAATTTGAGACTATCCCTCTTGATGTCATTAAGGGAGAGCACAAGGATCCTCAGTACCTCAAATTACAG CCCTTTGGAGGTATTCCAGTTATTGAAGATGGAGATTATACCCTATATG AATCTCGAGCAATAATGAGATATTATGCTGAAAAATATAGATCTCAAGGGGTTGAGTTGCTAGGAAAGACAATTGAAGAAAGGGGTCTAGTGGAACAATGGTTAGAAGTTGAAGCACAAAATTTCAACCCACCAGCAAGCGACTTAGCCATTCacattttatttccttttataatTGGCAACAATCCAGATCCTAAGGTGATTGAAGAGAGTGAAGCAAAGCTTGTTAATGTGTTGAACATTTATGAAGAGAGGCTATCTAAGAATAAATATTTGGCTGGTGATTTCTTTAGCCTTGTTGATATAAGTCACCTTCCTTTTATTGATTATATTGTTAATCATATGAGGAAAGATTATTTAATAAAGGATAGGAAATATGTTAGTGCTTGGTGGGATGATATAAGTAATAGACCATCTTGGACCAAGGTTCTTGAGTTATATACAGCTCCAATCTTGTTGCTCAAATAA
- the LOC101503144 gene encoding uncharacterized protein, with product MASPRAVENTENSLEKIKRQLASASGRNLLQGPLLKRSETLRKWNERWVILDPTTGRMEYKLRRNEPTVKGTILFDANSTITVSPVNFNGLPKYDGCCIYIGTPQKKDYFLCAETPGAARAWVSTLHATQLVLKAHKEAVNSLSGNGSTKLGTVATVVAAANSTASECSKEIEAAMQISLRNALGMMPNRTTDGPMDDLTIMKETLRVKDEELQNLARDLRARDSTIKDIADKLSETAEAAEAAASAAYTMDEQRRIVCAEMERLRKDYVQKLEESEEKIAGLSKEREQLIDQRDAATREANMWRSELAKAREHDVILEATVVRAEEKVRVAEANAEARIKEAVQRESAATKEKQELLAYVNMLKAQLQRQHIDATQVVEKTESCSDTKHVDPTEENVDKACLSVSRAIPIPAENVVHMATDQVNIQPVGDNEWSDIQATDARIADVREVAAPETDGSSLDIPVVSQPGINPHHEQGSNSFHQP from the exons ATGGCTTCTCCg CGAGCTGTCGAAAATACAGAGAACAGCTTAGAGAAGATCAAGCGCCAACTAGCTTCCGCTTCTGGTAGAAACTTATTGCAAGGACCACTTCTTAAGAGATCCGAAACT TTGAGGAAATGGAATGAGCGTTGGGTGATCTTGGATCCAACAACTGGGAGAATGGAATACAA GTTAAGAAGAAATGAGCCAACTGTTAAGGGAACAATTTTATTTGATGCGAATAGCACCATTACTGTATCTCCTGTGAATTTCAA TGGGCTGCCGAAGTATGACGGGTGCTGCATTT ATATTGGGACACCACAGAAAAAGGATTACTTCCTGTGCGCGGAGACTCCTGGTGCAGCTAGAGCATGGGTGTCAACTTTGCA TGCCACTCAGTTGGTTCTAAAAGCTCATAAAGAAGCTGTGAATTCCTTAAGTGGGAATGGTTCTACAAAACTTGGAACTGTTGCAACTGTTGTTGCTGCAGCCAACTCAACAGCCTCGGAATGTTCTAAAGAAATTGAAGCAGCAATGCAGATTTCTTTGCGAAATGCTCTGGGAATGATGCCAAATAGGACTACTGATGGTCCTATGGATGATTTAACAATCATGAAG GAAACATTAAGAGTTAAGGACGAGGAGCTACAGAATTTGGCTCGAGATCTTCGGGCACGTGATTCAACTATAAAAGATATAGCAGATAAATTATCTGAGACTGCCGAAGCTGCCGAGGCAGCAGCATCTGCTGCTTATACTATGGATGAGCAAAGGAGAATTGTTTGTGCAGAAATGGAGCGTTTGAGAAAAGATTATGTGCAGAAG CTAGAGGAATCTGAAGAAAAAATTGCGGGCTTAAGCAAAGAAAGAGAGCAATTAATCGACCAGAGAGATGCTGCTACTCGGGAGGCAAATATGTGGCGTTCTGAACTGGCAAAAGCTAGAGAGCATGATGTGATCTTAGAAGCAACTGTAGTAAGGGCAGAAGAGAAGGTTAGGGTTGCAGAGGCAAATGCTGAAGCTAGAATAAAGGAGGCCGTACAGAGAGAATCTGCTGCAACAAAAGAGAAGCAGGAACTTCTTGCATATGTTAACATGCTAAAAGCACAACTTCAAAG GCAACACATTGATGCAACTCAAGTTGTTGAGAAGACAGAGTCATGCTCAGATACAAAGCATGTTGATCCTACAGAAGAGAATGTGGATAAAGCATGTTTAAGTGTTTCTAGAGCAATCCCTATCCCTGCAGAGAATGTAGTTCACATGGCAACAGATCAGGTAAACATTCAACCTGTTGGGGACAATGAATGGAGCGATATTCAGGCGACAGATGCAAGGATAGCCGATGTAAGGGAAGTAGCAGCACCTGAAACTGATGGAAGCAGCTTGGATATTCCAGTGGTTAGCCAGCCAGGTATCAATCCTCACCATGAACAAGGATCAAACTCTTTCCATCAGCCCTGA
- the NAC20 gene encoding transcription factor JUNGBRUNNEN 1, which translates to MDVSKLQNSNEKKEDEVVLPGFRFHPTDEELVGFYLRRKVEKNPLRIELIKQIDIYKYDPWDLPKTSNVGEKEWYFFCLRGRKYRNSIRPNRVTKCGFWKATGIDKPIYCVKESHECIGLKKSLVYYRGSAGKGTKTDWMMHEFRLPPKGKINNHDVQEAEVWTLCRIFKRIPSYKKYTPNLEKDLATTVTNSSSSKTCSLESDNSNKPYLTFRDSQVVVQQNESKPFINGQLDQSINYSFLSHVAHEAPTTLSHSCFWNDHSVGDDALANENWDSLRSVVQFTFDSSKVYDDCKYFN; encoded by the exons ATGGATGTGAGCAAGTTACAAAACTCTAATGAGaaaaaagaagatgaagttgTGCTTCCTGGATTTAGATTCCATCCAACAGATGAAGAGCTTGTTGGATTTTATCTACGACGAAAGGTGGAGAAGAATCCTCTTCGAATTGAACTCATCAAACAAATTGACATCTACAAATATGATCCATGGGATTTACCAA AAACAAGTAATGTGGGGGAGAAAGAATGGTATTTCTTTTGCCTAAGAGGAAGAAAATATAGGAACAGCATAAGGCCAAATAGAGTGACAAAATGTGGATTTTGGAAAGCCACAGGAATTGATAAGCCTATATATTGTGTTAAAGAATCTCATGAATGCATTGGACTCAAGAAATCATTGGTTTACTACCGTGGAAGTGCAGGGAAAGGCACCAAAACTGATTGGATGATGCATGAATTTCGTCTTCCACCCAAAGGAAAAATTAACAATCATGATGTTCAAGAAGCT GAAGTGTGGACGTTATGCCGAATATTCAAAAGAATCCCATCATACAAGAAGTACACACCAAATTTGGAAAAAGACTTGGCAACAACGGTCACTAATTCTTCAAGTTCCAAAACATGCAGCTTAGAATCTGACAACAGCAACAAGCCATACTTGACTTTCAGAGACTCACAAGTTGTTGTTCAACAAAATGAAAGCAAACCATTTATTAATGGACAACTTGACCAAAGCATTAACTACTCATTTTTAAGTCATGTAGCTCATGAAGCTCCAACAACCTTGTCTCACTCATGTTTTTGGAATGATCACAGTGTGGGGGATGATGCTCTTGCAAATGAGAATTGGGATAGTCTCAGATCTGTGGTTCAATTTACCTTTGATTCATCAAAGGTTTATGATGATTGTAAATACTTTAACTAG